From the genome of Poecilia reticulata strain Guanapo linkage group LG22, Guppy_female_1.0+MT, whole genome shotgun sequence:
tctttatatcaacctgtctattgattatagattaatagttttactggacagaaattacaaagaacaaatgtggttcttaatcaaatcctaatgagtcaaattgaaagtgtcatggagtcatcagcctcatgacattaacactgatataaaaaataatattgaagaaataaatatataaaatctaattaaaaacataagtgaTAGGTTCTTAACTGTTATGGTCTGTRagatatatttattctcagWATTAAKTGTGATCTCAACAAACCCATRacacttcaacaatattattttaccttttatctggaaatagtgtctgtttattcttgccatacagtctctgtattaattattgcttgaaaggtcttgccataccagtttattcctctgtatttactttagtttcttagtttatttttgcattttgttcttcattcatttccatttagtttcctttgattagttttatcctctcttggtttattgctatgtccactttagtttctttcctgttgctagatttattttatcgtttattcaccatcagtaatctcatcacctgctgcgcctcctaatcaaCACGTGTTTCACAtcgtgttgattttttcactgttcagcgtcggattctctgtttttatgccataattcacatctagttcgtcgctccgttttatgtcccgcttctccYRtttcagagttttgcgcaatgtgcttTTAACCACCcaaggcagtggtccccaacccccggtccgtggaccagtaccggtccgtggaccaattggtaccgggccgcgcaataaataattaaatatttccgttttttgtattgagtctggaggatcttttattttgaaaaacctttaaccggattctctcggttacttgcNNNNNNNNNNNNNNNNNNNNNNNNNNNNNNNNNNNNNNNNNNNNNNNNNNNNNNNNNNNNNNNNNNNNNNNNNNNNNNNNNNNNNNNNNNNNNNNNNNNNNNNNNNNNNNNNNNNNNNNNNNNNNNNNNNNNNNNNNNNNNNNNNNNNNNNNNNNNNNNNNNNNNNNNNNNNNNNNNNNNNNNNNNNNNNNNNNNNNNNNNNNNNNNNNNNNNNNNNNNNNNNNNNNNNNNNNNNNNNNNNNNNNNNNNNNNNNNNNNNNNNNNNNNNNNNNNNNNNNNNNNNNNNNNNNNNNNNNNNNNNNNNNNNNNNNNNNNNNNNNNNNNNNNNNNNNNNNNNNNNNNNNNNNNNNNNNNNNNNNNNNNNNNNNNNNNNNNNNNNNNNNNNNNNNNNNNNNNNNNNNNNNNNNNNNNNNNNNNNNNNNNNNNNNNNNNNNNNNNNNNNNNNNNNNNNNNNNNNNNNNNNNNNNNNNNNNNNNNNNNNNNNNNNNNNNNNNNNNNNNNNNNNNNNNNNNNNNNNNNNNNNNNNNNNNNNNNNNNNNNNNNNNNNNNNNNNNNNNNNNNNNNNNNNNNNNNNNNNNNNNNNNNNNNNNNNNNNNNNNNNNNNNNNNNNNNNNNNNNNNNNNNNNNNNNNNNNNNNNNNNNNNNNNNNNNNNNNNNNNNNNNNNNNNNNNNNNNNNNNNNNNNNNNNNNNNNNNNNNNNNNNNNNNNNNNNNNNNNNNNNNNNNNNNNNNNNNNNNNNNNNNNNNNNNNNNNNNNNNNNNNNNNNNNNNNNNNNNNNNNNNNNNNNNNNNNNNNNNNNNNNNNNNNNNNNNNNNNNNNNNNNNNNNNNNNNNNNNNNNNNNNNNNNNNNNNNNNNNNNNNNNNNNNNNNNNNNNNNNNNNNNNNNNNNNNNNNNNNNNNNNNNNNNNNNNNNNNNNNNNNNNNNNNNNNNNNNNNNNNNNNNNNNNNNNNNNNNNNNNNNNNNNNNNNNNNNNNNNNNNNNNNNNNNNNNNNNNNNNNNNNNNNNNNNNNNNNNNNNNNNNNNNNNNNNNNNNNNNNNNNNNNNNNNNNNNNNNNNNNNNNNNNNNNNNNNNNNNNNNNNNNNNNNNNNNNNNNNNNNNNNNNNNNNNNNNNNNNNNNNNNNNNNNNNNNNNNNNNNNNNNNNNNNNNNNNNNNNNNNNNNNNNNNNNNNNNNNNNNNNNNNNNNNNNNNNNNNNNNNNNNNNNNNNNNNNNNNNNNNNNNNNNNNNNNNNNNNNNNNNNNNNNNNNNNNNNNNNNNNNNNNNNNNNNNNNNNNNNNNNNNNNNNNNNNNNNNNNNNNNNNNNNNNNNNNNNNNNNNNNNNNNNNNNNNNNNNNNNNNNNNNNNNNNNNNNNNNNNNNNNNNNNNNNNNNNNNNNNNNNNNNNNNNNNNNNNNNNNNNNNNNNNNNNNNNNNNNNNNNNNNNNNNNNNNNNNNNNNNNNNNNNNNNNNNNNNNNNNNNNNNNNNNNNNNNNNNNNNNNNNNNNNNNNNNNNNNNNNNNNNNNNNNNNNNNNNNNNNNNNNNNNNNNNNNNNNNNNNNNNNNNNNNNNNNNNNNNNNNNNNNNNNNNNNNNNNNNNNNNNNNNNNNNNNNNNNNNNNNNNNNNNNNNNNNNNNNNNNNNNNNNNNNNNNNNNNNNNNNNNNNNNNNNNNNNNNNNNNNNNNNNNNNNNNNNNNNNNNNNNNNNNNNNNNNNNNNNNNNNNNNNNNNNNNNNNNNNNNNNNNNNNNNNNNNNNNNNNNNNNNNNNNNNNNNNNNNNNNNNNNNNNNNNNNNNNNNNNNNNNNNNNNNNNNNNNNNNNNNNNNNNNNNNNNNNNNNNNNNNNNNNNNNNNNNNNNNNNNNNNNNNNNNNNNNNNNNNNNNNNNNNNNNNNNNNNNNNNNNNNNNNNNNNNNNNNNNNNNNNNNNNNNNNNNNNNNNNNNNNNNNNNNNNNNNNNNNNNNNNNNNNNNNNNNNNNNNNNNNNNNNNNNNNNNNNNNNNNNNNNNNNNNNNNNNNNNNNNNNNNNNNNNNNNNNNNNNNNNNNNNNNNNNNNNNNNNNNNNNNNNNNNNNNNNNNNNNNNNNNNNNNNNNNNNNNNNNNNNNNNNNNNNNNNNNNNNNNNNNNNNNNNNNNNNNNNNNNNNNNNNNNNNNNNNNNNNNNNNNNNNNNNNNNNNNNNNNNNNNNNNNNNNNNNNNNNNNNNNNNNNNNNNNNNNNNNNNNNNNNNNNNNNNNNNNNNNNNNNNNNNNNNNNNNNNNNNNNNNNNNNNNNNNNcagcaccgtgttaacgccataaaatgaacgctctctatcgtggtatcacccatggagggatttctttatttaaattggttcatttttcagagggatacacagtgagggtatctgatattagtaattacatgtttataagagcgattttctgctgtcctaacatggaagcgggcagccttcaaacggaaataaaaacactttttaaaataagttgctgcttagaCATGATCACATGCGAAAACAtgtaaataccagacaaagtgaatcacagcaacgtcatcaggtggtgtaacgctgaactgatgcggtgaagctagtAGCAGCTtcagaacggagctgcgccaagaacctaacagaagctaacaaacactgaatagaagaagagctgccatcgatacagttgcagccaRGCATGGTTTAATGTTGCACATtgcagttttaccaagttgctcaaagtctaaactggcattgttgtgcatttaaggtgtaaactttaccttcgaccaaacgccccccaaaggaatcccagcgccccccttttgtaaaaatgtacgccagcgccccctgccgtcctctgaacgccccctgggggacggtaccgcccacgttgagaaccgtgGGCGGTACCCGGCTCATGAAGCATGAGCCGGGGAGAACTTGAGTTTAGTCAAGCAACAGTCCTGAAGCTAACTTCAGCAGTGACCCAcagctgagagagaaaaaggaacaTTCAGTCTCATAAATCTTTAAATCGTCATCTTaccaaataaaattatttcaactgAAATGCATCTGAAAATCATCACATATTACAGGTGTCAATATGATACTCTCAACATGGCGTTGACACAGACGTAAGATGAGGACAttcatgttgcatttaatgTTGTYTGTGGCTTATTCTGGCTACAGTCAGGTGCTAtgagaaaccagacaaaatctCCAACGAAAAACGTTTGCAACACAAGGAACCTGATCAACAATTAGTTCAAATATAATATTATTCATGTGCTAGTTTATGACAGTACAGTTCTATCGTGGATTATTATCAACCAAATATGAACATGAcaaaacaagcaagatttccAACAGCACTTGAACGCAATGGAGAAAGTCTGTTTCCCACTTTTCCCTGAATCTCAcgtctgtctttgtgtttctgctgtgacCGAACAGGCCACTGTCTCCTGCACTGCGTTGTACATGTTTTACGGGTCGTCGTCTCAACTTTCTCAGCTCTTTTCATGGTTCGCGCTTCACCTCAGATAGCTGCCCTAGCCAGCAGACGGCAGCCTGGGAGCTAACACCCACAGCTCAGAGGAAGTACACAAGTCCATGTTTCTTCCTGCACCTCCGCGAACAGAGCCAGCTCAACATGGTGAGAGTTATGGAGTACCTCCGTTACCTCCAAGACCCTCACCTTGTCGCCCGCTTTCAGCTTATTTGCGGGATACGGGGCACTCTTTCAGAACCTGTTCCTGCCGATAGTTCAACCTCTGACAGCTGCAGGTCAGTAAATAAGGCTCGTTCTCGCAACAACGGGGCTCTCCATCATCACACAGCCGGGGAAACAGGAGATGAACAGTTGACCAGTATGGGAGTTCAGAGGAGGATCTCAGATGTGACTGACCCTAGAAAACTCAAGCATGACATGGAAGACGCTCCCCCGAACGGGGCTGCTCTGTCCCCAGGCGGAGAAAGTGTCGCTGTGCGGGGCAGCACTCTTAAACCCCTCCGCAGAAATTCTCTGACGGGCGAAGCGGGGCAGGAGTTTGTCATCGAGAACCGCTTCTTGTTTTACTTGTTCACCTTCGGGACAGAGTTGGGAAACGAATTGTTTTACATCATCTTCTTCCCCTTCATCATGTGGAATGTGGACGCTTTCGTCAGCAGACGGTTGATCATGGTGTGGGTCTGGGTCATGTACGTGGGACAGTGCACGAAGGATGTGATCGGCTGGCCCCGACCCGCTTCCCCACCTGTGGTcaaagtggaaatgttttacaACTCTGAGTACAGCATGCCGTCCACCCACGCCATGTCAGGGACAGCCATCCCGTTCTCCCTGTTCTTCATGACCCATGGCCGCTGGGAGGTAATCACTAACACACACCAGGCTACTGCACTgttgaaaatgtgaagaagtgGTCAGGTTCCATTTCCTCCTGGCCAGAAGTATTATTTACAAAGGAAGTTGCATTAGCACACCAGCAGGGCCGGCTCAATGTTGTTTGAGGCCTTAAGCACAGTTTGAATTGGGGCCTCGTCAATCAGCTTTATAAGCATTGAACCACAGACTAAATAACGATGATCTACTCAAAGGGTCACAGCTgaacagaaattattaaaatagatttaaatttaaagtatgACTCTGTTAtactgttttccttttcaggGAGGACAAAAGTGTCCTTTCCAACTTATATGCATTTTCTGGGCTTTGGTGCAAAGGCCAATGCGCATTTAAATCTACATTTGGCGGTTTTCTCAcagaggaggaagttcaaacatGTCTTCCATCAAACATGATGAGAAAGGATCATATCYCCAACTCCATCATYTCTCTGTTCTCCTTCTGACCATATGGATTATCAGAGCTAAAAATAACTGATGGTGTgatccaggacatgttactgAAGAATATCATCTCTGCTGCCCAGAAACTGAACTGTTATCATGTTATGTTGGTCATTAGGATgtcatacagcaacagtcttcaggcAGAGGCTTCTTTAGATTCATTGCTGTAAAATCAGCCAAAACATGATGACACATAGTAACACAAGATAACAGAAGCTTGATTAGGTCTGTTATCAGTGTTAAGTTAGGTCAGTTCAAAGcctattttgtgtgttttggagcaTATAGTTGTTGATTCAAGAGATCACTCTTGAATGCAGGGCCATGTAGGTCTAGATATGTTTTTCCCTTAATGGtaaacaccttcatttaaaaactgcattttgtgttaCTTGTGCTGTCTTGactaatattaaaatttgtttgatgttCTGAATCACTGAAGTGtgccaaaaatgcaaacaatagAAAATCAGGAAGAGGACAAACACGTTACAATCTAGCTactaaaaaaccccaaaatgtaatatatacatttaatgatgggcgcagttggtagcactgttgcccaGCAGCGAGAATGTCCttggttcaattcccagcctggggtctttctgcatggagtttgcatgttctccctgtgcatgcgtgggttttctccaggtactccggcttcctcccacagtccagaaacatgactgtcagctTAATTGGTGTCTCTAAATTCGccctagtgtgtgtgtgtgtgtNNNNNNNNNNNNNNNNNNNNNNNNNNNNNNNNNNNNNNNNNNNNNNNNNNNNNNNNNNNNNNNNNNNNNNNNNNNNNNNNNNNNNNNNNNNNNNNNNNNNNNNNNNNNNNNNNNNNNNNNNNNNNNNNNNNNNNNNNNNNNNNNNNNNNNNNNNNNNNNNNNNNNNNNNNNNNNNNNNNNNNNNNNNNNNNNNNNNNNNNNNNNNNNNNNNNNNNNNNNNNNNNNNNNNNNNNNNNNNNNNNNNNNNNNNNNNNNNNNNNNNNNNNNNNNNNNNNNNNNNNNNNNNNNNNNNNNNNNNNNNNNNNNNNNNNNNNNNNNNNNNNNNNNNNNNNNNNNNNNNNNNNNNNNNNNNNNNNNNNNNNNNNNNNNNNNNNNNNNNNCGGGTGCATAAATGGTTTTATGATAAAATGGGAATCAAATCAGTTTAATGAATGAActacaacaaaatgaaatggagTATTGGAAAATAACTTCAAAACTAACTAAACaaggaaatgcagaaaaaagtcagatttacaGAACCATAATTGCACACAACACTGTTGTAGAGCGGAGTAGCCCCACACTTTAGGGAGGGACAATCAAGACCAAAGAAAAAGGTGAGGAGGACAGGTCCAGACTCAGACCACCCCTTATACCATATCTACAAAATATACTCTGCTACTGGAAGCTGCTAATGACTGCTTTTAGAGGACCAGTTGTTTCAAGCAGTCTGTTTTGTGTTGTCTGTTTCACCTCTGTCTTCTTGACCATGTTTCCCTtgtaaaagacattttaagtcTCAATGGGATTAtttggggaaaagaaaaggtaaaaaaaaatagcttctttaaatatttgcccatgttttgaatgttttcaataGGGAACGTTTTCTCTCAGGAAGTGATGGGTATTTAATCAGGATGCAGCTAAGAGGCTGAACTATTTATGAGGACATTTGAGTCCAGGACACATTAGAAGTTAATCAGACAGGCTAGAGTTTTACGATGCTCATTTAACTGACAGTTGGCAAcagaaagcacaaacagttGTTTGGtgatttattagaaatataaatttgtGACATTGAACTTGACTTAAAGCGGAACTTACAATACAAGGAAGTTTTATTCCAGGTTTTAGATTACCCAGTTTGATAATCACTCTTAATTTGTTGACAAATAAATACTTATGAAACTTGTTCATGTTATCAACAATAACTTTATTCACagatctaaaataataatagtaagcATAAATGATgatactgtaaaataaatagctGAGCAGTAGCAGAATTCTCTCAAAAATATCAGCTTAGGTTTAAATAACTCAGTTTATGTCAGCAAAAAATGTCCcaaaattcaattattttaaatcagaatgAAGTCCGTAGTAGAATCCCATATGCTCAAAAAAATTTacctggatttttttatttaaggttcAATTAACATCCTCAAGGGGAATCTTCCCGCTGCTCGGACCTGATCGTGTGTGTCACACATGTTGggcaccaacacacacacccctTTTTAACTATTTACATCTGTCACACCTGAAACTATCCGTCATGCTGcccaaaatcagttttaaacagTGGAAAACATTAGATCACACATACGTCAAATAACTGAAACTGTCCTGAAAAACAGTTTGACATATTTACAtcttacattatttatttggggctgcacagtagGGCAGTTGGTAGCATTTTTGCCTTGCATGcttgggttctctctgggtatcctggagtccaaaaacatgactttcagGTTGATTGATTGCTCTTAGGTGTCCATGCGTGcgcgcatgcgtgtgtgtggttgtttgtcctgtatgACTCTGTTaccctgcgatggactggcgacctgtccagggtgtaccccgcctctcacctgttGACTGAtggcacccctcctgacccaaCTATGGATAATTATGttggataatggatggatggattatttatttgaaagaaacatAAACATAGTGCTTATGTTACAAACTAGCAAGGAGTTAATAGACTTTTCCGTAAGATTCACATaggtatttaaaattataatcaaATATAGTTATTTACACACACTGTGGATCATATGGAGCGGTGTGTTCCATATAATCTTCAGATAAGCTGTCACTGAGCAATTGTCTTTAGTCCCTATGATTCCACCATTACAAAACACTCAGATGCATGgcatttgctaaataaaaaagagtTTACTTCAAAACATAAGATACTATGGTATTAGTttttactagagatgtgccgatcaggttttttcctgccgataccgttcacccatgagggccgatcaccgataccgatcacataattatttttattttttatttttatcataaacactaccggttacattatgtgtaaaaaggaaccatgaattcaccttaatttagacaaaaacttgtttttaataactttttccaaaactaaacaaaacaggcattctgcaaattgtactgctatctgtaatactatctttaacagactgataacatatgaaggctctgaagaggctaaataatgcaaagagccaaaataaaacctctcaacattgacaaaaaaattcaagtatacaacttaacattcaaaggttccattacaataaacaatccagagttactgaatgaaaacttcctgatagcatggcggctagctgattactgctagttctgagtggctgtttctgactgagcggagtaattatgcaaagcagggaggagataaatttttttttagagatgatctgtctcatgttaggacagcgaaagttttaatacgtatgtaaaatgtatttttttaagttagatgctgcagctttaagcagaggtttggtgtgagagtcactaccaggtggagcagaagcggcgctccatctgtgaaatattactacctgtagcgcgtagcagcggttcaacagcgagagcagaaccagcgtcttacatcgcagctcgaagacttaaataattttgcgggttatttgtttagctttctgaccgtcatgccaataatccgggtgagtgtttgtagctgtgcgctgctttacctgctatctgatcctccatatgtcttttttactgcagtgagcctcgatgtagccaaactccgtcaagtatggcattgtttttatgtcatattagctttgttgtgtgcttcaattttccgtggcaacacgcaaacttccccattcactcagtgcgttatagttccacatcgcttaggatttgttgctgcgtgtttgcgcagtgtgaaggaaagaggagaccagctgcacaggcaggctgcgaaatgagatgcaggtgatcggtatcggcaacaagagccaatgattgccgatcaccgatcatgcactttttcacgaaaatcggcccgattatgatcggtgaccgatcgatcggcacacctctagtttttaCTTGTGAACGTGATATAACGTGCCATTTCCTTTGGTCTAATTTAGCCTTTATAACATCTTTAACAATGAAAGCTTGGCATGGCATGAGGCTGGTGTCTACCGTGAGATATCATCAGGCAAGAGCCTGAGTACACCTTGAACAGGTCAACAAGCTAACACAGgttaacacagaaacacaaagtttgGACTATAAAGTAATTGGAGAATACATgctcagggagaacatgcagacttCATGCAGAAAGCCTCCAaatgggatttgaacccaggactttcttgctgcaTGGCAACAGTGTTAGCATGGATCTTGTGATATGTTATGTGAAAGATTAGAATGTCTCCACAATCGGTTAAAGAAAGAGATTGTGAGATTGCTCAGACACATGAACTGCATTTTGTTGCTTCTCCTTCAGCTTCATGAATTAACTGCTGAGTTGCAGGCATGAAATAATTACTTGTCTTAATATTGGTTTGGTGAAAGTTGTAATAAAATCTAtccatctaaaataaaatctaaataaaatctatccATCTATTCTGGCTATCCCCAGTGAGGTTGCAAGGGGTGCTGATGCCTCTCTCCAGCGGTCAatgggtcaccct
Proteins encoded in this window:
- the LOC103458086 gene encoding sphingosine-1-phosphate phosphatase 1-like, giving the protein MVRVMEYLRYLQDPHLVARFQLICGIRGTLSEPVPADSSTSDSCRSVNKARSRNNGALHHHTAGETGDEQLTSMGVQRRISDVTDPRKLKHDMEDAPPNGAALSPGGESVAVRGSTLKPLRRNSLTGEAGQEFVIENRFLFYLFTFGTELGNELFYIIFFPFIMWNVDAFVSRRLIMVWVWVMYVGQCTKDVIGWPRPASPPVVKVEMFYNSEYSMPSTHAMSGTAIPFSLFFMTHGRWEYPYTLGFSLALCWCLLVCSSRIYMGMHSVLDVIXGILYSILILFFFLPALDMIDSFNLSSRYAPLVIVSIPLALALFSFTLDTWSTSRGDTAQILGVGAGVALASHVNQLLGLMPDLTADQLPLLVPTVSGGLVCGAMLRLVLGVIVLVAIRALMKAITIPLVCWLFRVPSSDLRKARQHVEVELPYRYIVYGTMGFSVLFLVPLLFKYMENS